In Silene latifolia isolate original U9 population chromosome 6, ASM4854445v1, whole genome shotgun sequence, the genomic window TATCAAGACTAATTGATTGATTGTCACAAATTAATACGGAGTACGAGTTATTATACCCACTTCCTATGCGGACTTGGTCCAATGAACCATTCCACTCACCAACTATATGGGCGTAGTCAATGAGGATAGCTGCCCAGATTTTTTGGCCAACAGGCCCACATTCCATAACTACGCTTCTAACATATTTGGACCCCAAAGGCCCAAACCTTTTGATTGGAATATTATGGAAATCCCCAAATACAACTTTTCTATAAGACATCCTCATAAAGATGAAATATAGGATCGCCCTTCTCTTTCACATTCCGCATCCTCACTGGCGATAAAATAACAGTCAACATAGACTTGCTACAGTTGCTAAGTAAGCTTTATACAAATAATACAATGAAAAAGTTCATGTACGAAGCTATTTagtaaatatcaaatggatcaAATTAGTTAATGTACTACTCGTAACAAATGCTAAAGCCAACTAGCCAAGCGTAAAATTGTCGAACAATCCTTACTCTTGGAACGTGCTGTCGAGGTCACAAAAATTCGTTGCTAGGCTCCAATGTCCTCTTGGGGTTCACTAACCTGCCTGCTTCAGATAAGATTCTTTATACTTCTCATAAACCGCAATCATTTGGTATCGAAGTAGGTTAAACTTGCCTCTTGAAATCCGGATTCATAATCATATTGTCAGACGGTCTAGGATGCTATGGCATTCCATGTTCAGGGCTCAATTCAGGCACGTCCATCAAAACAGCCTCCTTGATTTCCTGCAACATTTTCAACACTTGCCACATATTAGGCCTATGTTCCGGGGTGGCTGCACTACAAGTTATAGCCACCTCGAGAAGCATAACCAGTCTGTTCTCGTCCACACCGCCATCTTCAACTTCCCTAGCTGCCCTTACCCACTGTGCTATATCCTTTGGTGTTAAACCAGAGTGTTCAGAAGGCGGTTTCCCGGTCAAAAGCTCAAGTAATAATACTCCAAAGGCGTATACATCAGATTTGGGAGTAGCTTCTTCAGAGTTTGAAATACGGGTCTCAGGTGCTTTATACCCGATTAGGGTTGGATCATTTTCTAATAGAGATGGATCAGTTAGAACGTTTAGGCAATAATCTGTTATACACGCCTCAAAATCAGAACCCAGGAGAACATTAGTGGATTTGAGGTTCCCATGGACGAGTCTCCAAGCTTGATGAATGTAGGAGAGGCCTTGTGCTACGTCTTCTGCTATTTTTAAGCATGATGTCCAGTGGAGAGGTTTTGCTCTCGCTGATTTACTACCTGCATTCAAATATATATCAACATTCTTGAATCTAGAAGAATAATACGGGATATATTACGAAGTACTATATCAATAGAGAAATGTGGTGGCTAATAATAGAAATGAATATGTAACATAAGTATTCTATTCTATTAGCTAAAACTCTAAAGAAAAGGGCATATGAAATTTTAACTTTCAAAAGGACTATATAAGATTATTTATGGTTAAAAGCTTCAGAAAATTCTGTCGAATCTTTGCCTAGCAGTAATCAGAGAAGTAAACATTTACTAGCCTGAGAATAAGGTCGCGGTAGAGAAACTATTATTTTCATTTTGGTTACAATTCAATTTGAAGTAAAAGTTTGCAAGAAACATGAAGATTCAATGGTTAACTTCATCGAACAAGCCACTTCTCGACAACTACAGACCTGGTATTTTTCTAACTTATTTCTGTTAGCGAGCTTAAACAGATTCAATGTTTCTTGTTATTGCAGTAGCAATTCTAGGATTTCTATTCAGCAGTTCTGCCCAGAAATGCTTTAACTGGGGTTATGGGCTTATGGCTGCGCAGTGTATGTTGCCAGCTCAGGAAATTTACAGACTGGTGGCAGCTGCATCTTATCTAAAAATTCCCAAGAATTGAATGCTCATAATTACTAACGATGCCAGTACTTGAATGCAGTGCGGTTTGCAGTTTTGCACTGTTAGAATGGCTAAGGATAAGGAAAATAAAAGGTTAAAGTTTAAGGGAGCTGaattggttcaaatgttatgatATTGGACAACATTGGTGCACAAAGAGGAAAATATGTGCCCTCCCATGTTTTGCGTATGAATCCCGGAAGGGAAGGAATACGAGAGTGTTCACCTAACCAGCCACAAATCGACATTCGACAACAAAAATCGACTTTGTTATGATATTGAACTTCCGTATTCTTGCTACCACCTTTGCTTAAGCAGGTTTACTAACTTCACCTAACAAGCCACTTAGCCACAAATCGACATTCGACAACAAAAATGAATGCACTGTATCATAGTATGCTCCTATTTAACTAAACTTCACGGAAATTACTGCAATAGATTATTATGCAAAATAACTTTATTACAGTAACTTTTTTATTATCTACATATGTGATACCTTATAGCTATACTCCTAGAGTCCTATGGTTTATTTTAGACAGTAGAGCATGCCAAAATAATTGACAACAACATTAACAATAGCAAACACTTTGTCCTGTGGTACCAAGTTACAGGCACTTCCCAATGTTTTACCACCTGCAAGATTCTTTTTGTTGATActtccaaaaccctaattaccaTTTCTTTAATCTACTAATCTTGATATTTAATCACCTGCAAGAGTCCTATGTAGGGACTATAATTCTAACATGCTAGTCTAAAACGCGTCCATTATCCTAGAATTATAAGTTACGATTGCCACGAAATTATAGTACACTATCGCGCTTTGTGACCGTTACAAAATCATATACTGAATTTAAAATAAAACACAAGAAAGAAAGAAACATACCATGGATAAGAGAAAACAAGCTTCCATTAGGTTGATAATCATAAACCAAAAGCTTCTCATCCTTAGCTTGGAAAAAACACCTCAAAGGCACCAAATTAGGGTGTCTAAGTGCACCAACTGATTCCATATGCCGTTGGAACACATCTTCCCCAACACCTCCCATCTTCCCTCCATCAATCCTCTTCACACACACTATCAAACTATTATCCACCACCGCCTTATATGTCGTCCCTATCGTCCCTCTCCCTAATAACTCAGCGGATGCCCTCATCAGCTGCTCCACTGTGTACACTGGCGTCTCCCCTCCGCAGAACACCAAATTTCCCGCTTTCTCTACCTCTTTGACTGTCGTCATCTATTAAAGTAGCAGAAACAGAATTTGAAGTTAGGAATAACATACATATTAAAAGGTCTTGGGAAACCAAATTACTAGTTCGAACTTCAACTTAACTACTTCGTGCATATTTTAACGCTTTTCTCATCTGTGGCGGATTCAGGATTTGACATTAGGGGTGAGAAATTCACGCAGAACAAACTACTAATATAATAGAGTAAATTaggaaaaaatagaaaatttcatCGAAAAGACTTCAAATTTTTCGTTGTTTAGCAAAGCCGACTACCATGCTAGTCCCGCCTGGCTCCACCACTGCTTCTCATTTAATTTTTCACGGTCCATGGacaataatttgaccataattttAAGCAATCAttctttttttgcaaaaaaaatttTTAATGTACAATATATTTGTGATCAAGGTTAtaaaaattttaactttaaaTAGTTTAAGAAAGGGGATCTCTCCATTTCCTACTCTCCATTTTCTCTAATAGAACAATATTTAATCATTATCCACTCTCAACCTTTTCATTCAACTGACCATTAGATTGTTTTGAGACGGAATCTAGACCATTAATAAGAAATGGAAGGAAATGGAGAGAGAGGAATAAATGGAGAGAAACTCAATTGGAAAACAACATAGATTAAAACAGAATCTAGTCAATctactaataaaaaaaattaaagtaattaaagtaaaataTTCATATTCCTCAGCAATGGCTGCTTTGAGATATACCTGTAGCTGCGCGCTTTTCACTTTCTCCTCCCTCTCCTCCTCCAACATCATCACCGCAGCCGCATTAATCGCCGCCGAATAATCAGACTCCATCGTCCCCGCCACATCATCGACTCTCCTCCCCTTCTTAACCGCCATTACAAAACAAATAACCGAACCTATCAACACAATGACTCCAGTAACAAACCCGACCACCAACGCCGCTTTATTCACGTGCCTTTTGTCGACGCTGTGCGATTTCCTTACGACCGGCGTCGACAACGGCGGCGGCGCCTGACCATGAACCAGAGGACTAGGCGCCCCCGCCGGGGCATCGAAGAAAGGCATCCCAGGCCTACACTCCCGACGAACAAGCCGTCCACATAATCCTCGATTATGTGAAAAACTTGACGGATTAAATCGCGACAATGTCGGTGTCACGGGTATCGGACCTCGTAAATTATTATTAGAAACATTGAATACTAACAATGTAGTTTGATTAAAAACCGGTATAGTTCCTGTAAACTTGTTGAACTCGACCCGTAAACAATACAACCGATCCAAACCCGCCAACCAGGTTGGCAACTCTTCAGTAAAATTATTACGCGATAAATCAATAGTTCTAATCCTATGAAGCGTCTTAATCGACGGCGGAAACCGGCCCGTAAAATGGTTATACTCAAGGTAGAGGCCTTTCAAGTTGTAAAGCGCAGACAGGTCGGGTACAGGCCCATTCAGCGAGTCGTTTTTCAAACTCAACACCCTGAGCTGGTCTAACCGAGAAAGCGAGTCTGAAACGAAAATGCCACCAAGGTTTTCCCCTTCTACGACGAAACGAACAACTCTGTTGTTCAAGCATTGAACGCCTTGCCATTGGCAATGAGAAATATTTGTGTTGAAGTGTAGTTTGTTGTTGATATCAGCTTTTTGTTGGAAATGTAGGATTGCTTGAGCATCATTTGATGGTTTAGCAGCATTAGTAGAGTTTGATAATAATGTTATAAGAAAAATAAAGATAATGTAGTATTGCATATTTTTTAATTGGTTAATAAGGAAATGGAAGAAGAGAGTGTAATGAATGAAGGGAAGCAGGGAGTTAACTAGTGAAGGGGTAGTGAATATGGGCAAATTCCTGTTTCAGACAGACCGGACAAAAATGTGACGCTTTTACGATAAAatgttactccctccattcaactccacactaccactttcttttttcacgtttgccaacgcgacttttacgcgctaaatatcgttagctacgtatttgcaaaaaatataaaagttaaatatttttaatgtactcgtaacaTCGAAtaaaataagatcccacatgaatatattttcacttatgtagtgggagaaaattgaaattgaatgcttaactatgaatagtgtacaaaatagataatggtagtgtggagttgaatggagggagtaccatTCATTTATGTTATAGAGTGACACCTTTTGAGTATCATTTTACTATTAAATGGTCACTTTCTATTAAAAAATGTTGATATTTTCTCGTTTTATGTTGAAATCGTTTTAAAGGAGACCAACTCTTAAAGAGAAAAGAGTGGGGTTGAGGTGGCAGAAGGGTCACGTGGTGGAGGTGGAAAAGAGAGCTCTGAAAACAGAGATTGGACTGATGTAGGTGGTCGTACGTACGTGACTATAtttgatgataataatgataataaaagCTCGTCTGTATTATTTATGGATTGGTCTGTAGATTATGACAATATAGAGGTGTCTTACTGGAATGCCAGATATTCCAAGCTGAATTATATGGGCGGGTTACATTTCTGTAAAGTTTTTAGTGGATTTGTCACGGATTGTTTTTTCTTATTTTGGACGTTTGCATGTTTTTGTGATTTATGGAAAGTGTTATTGCTTAATATGTCATGCTCTTGATAATTGGCGAGGTTTGGAATGCTAGACGTAGAGTTCTAAAGACTAGAGTGGTGTGAGCTGAGTAATAATTATGTGAAATTGTGAATGCGCTAAGGTAATGGGTGAACTAGGGAAATCCACTAGACCGACAATCGCAAAGATCGAATTTTTGGAAAATTTGAATTCGAAGACTGGATCAGATGACAATTAGTCTGGACCAGACTAAATTGGTTATGGGTTTAGTCGTTTAGATCACTGTCTTTTAACTAGAAAGCGTTTTTCAAGGTTGCAATGGCTTACACCGGATATCCAAAAAAATAAACCCGAAGAACTCTACGTCTGGTCCGATTTACAAGTTTGCCCTTGATTTGGAATAACGTTTAGAGAGGTGGTGTTAGGGTAGCATAGGTGGTTGTTCACTACTGAAATACGTTGGTAAAGTAACGACTATTTCGCAACTCAAAGATGGATCGAGAAGAGCAATTGAGCAACATAGAGATGGATCGAGAAGTTGAGCGAGCCGCGCGACAAGCTCAAGAAGAACTTCGTCGCATTCAAGAAGATGTTCGTCGCCAGAGCGAACAATTCGCAGCCATGCAAGCGGCCTGAGTTCAGATGCAGGCGTTTCTTCCCCCGACTCGTGCTCGAGTAACCCTACTCCACGTCGTAGATACGACTTTGCGGACGACGAGCAAGGCTATGGAGGTAGTGGTCTCATTCAGCCTTTAGGTTAGTTATGCCTATGTTAGTATGTTGAGCCTTTAGCTTTGGCTCAACATTTTATTTGTTATGTAAAAGACAAATTCTCTCTATGTTACTAAGACGTTTATGAATTCGACAAAATTTTCTATGTAAATAACTTTCTTTTCTCAATCATGTTTGGTTTTCTTTGGTACGAACGCTGACTACTGTTGATTCCGCTCTTGGGGTCGACATTAAAATGGATTTTCGCTTCGCGGTGACCAAGTTTGTATATGGTTTATTGCAGGTTTTGGTTGTGTGCGTGTTGAAACAATGCATTTTGCATTGTGGCTCGGCAGCAAGGCTGCTGTTTCCAGCCTTTGCCATTTCCATCAGAAAAGTCAATCTACCGTTGACTATTcagacggattttccgtcagaaaAGTCAACAAAAGTTTGACTTTTCTAACAGAATTCCCGTCAGAAAGGTCAACTCTTTGTTGACTTTCTGTCAAGCCTAGGAGACAACGTTTGATGGATTGTCCGTCGGTAATTACATCAGTTTTTCATATTCCTGaaggaaattccgtcagtaacccTTTTTTCGTGACGGATTGGACCAACGGTCATTTctaacggaaattccgtcaaaaaAGCGAATTTTCGACGAAAAATGTGCGTTTCTTACAGAAAAAAATCTGTCAATATCCCCTATTATTTTGTAGTGGTTGATACCAAATGTTGAAAAACAAATTGCAACTTGAGATGATCTACACCTATAAGGACTATAGGAGACTTTGAATGTGACAAGAGTTGAAGGTTTAGAAGGGAGTAAAGATTTATTGTCTCTAGTTTACACGTAGGGGAAACCTAACTAGTAGAGAAGGGTAGCATTCGTTACACCAAACTTTCGAAAAATGATTAAAATTATCGATTTTGCAACCCCAAAATTCTCATATATGAAATCTTAACATAAGTATAAAATAGCATGAGAAAAATTCGCTACCGCAAAATTTTATTTCTAGATTCATCCCAGTAAATAAATTTCACGTAGGAAAAAGTCCAAGAAAGTTAAAATAATCACCATTCTTACATAATGTTAGTTTGTTAAAATCAATTATTTGGCTATGCGTAGTCGATCGTGTTCTTCTATTGTGAGTAAGATTCAATTCCATCTCAACTTATGTAATTGAGCAAGGCTCTATTCAATTGCCTCTATTGGATAAATTTTTTTATCAAGATGAAAAATATATACAATTAGGTAAAAAAAGAGTGATTAATATTTGTGCACATCTCTTACCGTCATGTAATTGTGTATACTTTAAAACATCAAACAAAGGGGCATTGAAACATCGTTAAAGTAATGTATACTTTAAAACATGAAAACATAGAGATGGAAGTAGGCACGTTAGTCGTTATCCTGACAAGTCCCAGTACGGCTCATGCCGCATTAGCACGACACAGGATTGACATGGCCAGCATGGTACGACAGGGGCCTTGCCTGGGCTGAAGCCTGATAAAGAAAACCGTGCCTTAGTCCTAGGCACGATACTACCCATCTAGACACATTCAAAATGCAAAAAAGTAAGGCTAAAATGGAAGAACTGTGTCGTGAATCGTGCCTGAGTCGCCATTTCCATTTTACCAGTACAACACGACACAACACAAAACCAACCTTTCCTATAAATCTGTGATTGGACCGTGTCACTCTAAGCCGACTCGAAACACGCTAGCACAGCCCGACACAGCGCCCTTCCACCTCTATGAAAACATGCGGAGTGAGAGACTAGTTTCACACAATGACACTAAAGTACCTACACATACTTCAGTCACTAAATAAGTTTgaccaactttttttttttttttttcttcttttgtaccaaatttaaatttgaacccCACCCTAAACATTTGGCCCTTCAAGCAGCCAAAAATCTCAGGAGACAACTAGAAACATCCGGAGATTAAAACAACATATATAAACGTCGAAAATCAATAATAAATTACAATCACAAAAACGAACTACATATATGAATGAAACGACAATGGACATGGAAATGACAGAGGTGGTAGAGACGGCGGAACAGCCTACTAACGCAGCCACCGAAACTCCTCAAAACGACGTCGCTGGAAACTTCCTAGGTTTGGCACGCCAACTTGTCGATCAAGGCCTCCCTTCTCAAGCTCTTCAAGCGGTAATTTTACGCTTTTTATCAATTTTCCATCTTTTATCTATTAAATTGAATTTTTACTGCTGTTTTTTACAATTCGTTTTACTTTGCGTGTTTGAAGTGGTTAAATTTTGTGAATTTATTGATTTTGTTGATGAAATGATTTTTATTCCCTTTGTGTGTGGTACTATTGAATAATTGATGTTGAATTGAATTGTGTATAAACAGTTGTGTGTTGATATGATTATTAGTGCGAGATTCGAAGTATTGGTGCAATAAGGTAAGTTAGAAATAATCGAAATTTAAATGAAAATATTAGAATTTTCGTTGCTAGGGCTCTTAGTTTCGCTATTAGCTCTTGAATGTTGTTATGATCGTTAGTGGCGGACTTAGGATTTGTGGTTAGAGGGTGAACTATTGGTGCAATGAGGTAAACTAGAAAAGAATTGGAAGTCTTAAATAAAATTTCGTTGCTAGGGACGAGTACCTCTGGCCCTCAGCTAGTCCCCTCTTAGTTTCGCTGTTGATGATCATATGAAGAGTGATTAAGAGAAAGGATATTAGAATTTTGGTACCAGACGAATTAAGTGTCATATTACCAAGCAACTTTATTTGGAGCCGAGTTTAGGACAAATTATTGTTTAAATGCTCAGGAAGATTTCAAGATCACGTAATTGATGTTCATTGTCTCGGTTGAAGTTTTCGAATGGGACTTCAAGAGTAGATTAACGTTTGTATCTAGAATGTTACTCCGTAATTTATCAGCTATGTTACTGTGATTTTTCATAGGATGTGGTGTATTTGTGTATGATACTCGGACAGGTGTCTGTTACTTGGACATGAGGGATTTTAGCATAGCTGACACTGGCGCGTAGACATGCATTCGACATTTGGAAGTGCATCCGTGTCAAATACTTTGGACCTAGCTTGTGTAACATAGCTCACCAGTTAATATTATCAACTGTAACTAGAGTAGTCCAAATTGTAGTCATTCTATTTATGCTTCATAGAGCGCTGAACATTGAAAATCTTTAATCATTGTTTGCTAGGAAGATTGTCGAAAAGGGCAGGAAAGGGGAAAGAAAGGGCGGTATTTTGATCTTCCCTCCAACTAAACTTGCTTTCAGAGATGTAATCTTTATTAAGTAGAAGTGATTCGATATCGTATTAATTTTTTCATCTTTGTTTCCTTCTAAATCTTTTTTTTAGTAGTTTCCTTCTAAATTTTGAGACTACCAAGAGGAGCAAAAATGTATATTCCTTTGattctcttatttatttccttCTTCGCTCTCTTGTTCTCCCTTCAAACTTTGGTACATAACTACCTATTGCGGAAATTTTCTTCAGTTTTACTTGGATGTTTATGACGCTGTGTGGAACTTAGAAGTGTTGGAAGACACTGAGTGGATTTTAGATTCTCCAACAAGAAATTAAGACTTGCTTTTCTCTATTGCGTTTTGAGGGCTCGAAACATGTGGCTAAACACATTAAGAATGTTATGAATATCTAGGTTAAAGTTACCCAGAATATCTATATGGAAAATGATCCTTTGTGAAAGAAGAAATTTTGGGAGGGCCAAAGGGGAGCTAGGAAGTCACCAGTGCCAATATCCTCTAGAAATTTTGATGAGCTGGCATGTACTGCGTTACATTCCCTAGGTAATGTTGCTGATTGCATTGTTTCCTCTCGTCACATACAAGACCTGCTGTAGTATTGGTTTTGATGTAAGGGTATGAATAAGATAGCTTTGTAGCTGTACATTAGTTCTTGTCATCCCGAACGTTAAGGCCTTAGTTGACACCAGAATAACAAACATTGATTTTGGAAGAAAATCTGCATATATAATTACAAGAGGTCTACAACATAGTATGGTGTATAATTCTAGGTTGACCCACTTAAGATTGGTGTCCTGGCACACCTTCATCTATAGTCCGAATAATTTGGAGAATGAGGTAGCGAGCATGGTTTATCATCTGTGATCAGAGGTTGGAGAGGTTTTCAAAACCTAGTACCGATTTTTACTATGTTGCAAGAGTGCTGACTAAATCATTTTTATCAGACTCTCCTGCAGATAAGATGTCCTCGCCAGATCTTGCCTCAAGATATGCTATGGCTTTTGGTTTGTCAACATAGacaacaaattatatgaaattctTAAAAAGTGGCTAAACTGCCTGGACTTACGCATTCCTTAGCCACAAATGCTGGTCCTCAAACTCAGCTTCCCAGGAGGCGTATCAAGGGCCGAGCTCTTCTAGTAGG contains:
- the LOC141586671 gene encoding putative inactive receptor kinase At5g67200, translated to MQYYIIFIFLITLLSNSTNAAKPSNDAQAILHFQQKADINNKLHFNTNISHCQWQGVQCLNNRVVRFVVEGENLGGIFVSDSLSRLDQLRVLSLKNDSLNGPVPDLSALYNLKGLYLEYNHFTGRFPPSIKTLHRIRTIDLSRNNFTEELPTWLAGLDRLYCLRVEFNKFTGTIPVFNQTTLLVFNVSNNNLRGPIPVTPTLSRFNPSSFSHNRGLCGRLVRRECRPGMPFFDAPAGAPSPLVHGQAPPPLSTPVVRKSHSVDKRHVNKAALVVGFVTGVIVLIGSVICFVMAVKKGRRVDDVAGTMESDYSAAINAAAVMMLEEEREEKVKSAQLQMTTVKEVEKAGNLVFCGGETPVYTVEQLMRASAELLGRGTIGTTYKAVVDNSLIVCVKRIDGGKMGGVGEDVFQRHMESVGALRHPNLVPLRCFFQAKDEKLLVYDYQPNGSLFSLIHGSKSARAKPLHWTSCLKIAEDVAQGLSYIHQAWRLVHGNLKSTNVLLGSDFEACITDYCLNVLTDPSLLENDPTLIGYKAPETRISNSEEATPKSDVYAFGVLLLELLTGKPPSEHSGLTPKDIAQWVRAAREVEDGGVDENRLVMLLEVAITCSAATPEHRPNMWQVLKMLQEIKEAVLMDVPELSPEHGMP